One Triticum dicoccoides isolate Atlit2015 ecotype Zavitan chromosome 5B, WEW_v2.0, whole genome shotgun sequence genomic window carries:
- the LOC119305821 gene encoding GDSL esterase/lipase At5g45910-like, translated as MELTLVFSLLALFCLHGVSADRVNFTSLFALGDSNIDTGNLVLLATPDVPVFNNKPPYGKTFFGHPNGRFSDGRVTIDFIAEEFGLPLLRPSLQNNPDISKGVNFAVGGATSLNADFFERNKYVNFKLLNSSLNVQLDWFEKLKPSFCKTAGPSECFKKTLFVVGEFGVNDYNLAWGAGKSEAEVRSYVPQVVQNIANAADVLIKGGATYVVLPGIPPIGCSPSLLATRVSLNKAKEFDQLGCLSDANRVAKYHNTELRNAIDGLRGKYAHAKVIKADFYSPIINILQNPGRFGVAGGDVLRACCGGGGKYNWNISAVCSQPGVAACKDPSAFVSWDGTHFTEATYRYVAKGWLSGPYSDPPILNAHN; from the exons ATGGAGCTTACCCTCGTATTCTCCCTTCTCGCCCTCTTCTGTCTCCACGGCGTGAGCGCCGACAGGGTTAACTTCACCTCCTTGTTTGCCCTCGGCGACTCCAACATCGACACCGGCAACCTGGTGCTCTTGGCTACTCCGGATGTGCCTGTGTTCAATAACAAGCCTCCTTACGGCAAGACCTTCTTTGGCCACCCCAATGGCCGGTTCAGCGACGGGAGAGTCACCATCGATTTCATCG CCGAGGAGTTTGGTCTCCCTCTTCTTCGACCCTCCCTGCAGAATAACCCAGACATCTCCAAGGGGGTCAATTTCGCTGTCGGCGGCGCGACGTCTCTCAACGCCGACTTCTTCGAGAGGAACAAATATGTTAATTTCAAGCTTCTAAACAGTTCTCTGAACGTGCAGCTGGACTGGTTCGAGAAACTCAAGCCATCGTTTTGCAAGACGGCAG GACCAAGTGAATGCTTCAAGAAAACCCTCTTCGTCGTCGGGGAGTTTGGAGTGAACGACTACAACCTGGCATGGGGTGCGGGGAAGTCTGAAGCCGAAGTGAGGTCTTATGTACCTCAAGTTGTGCAAAATATTGCCAATGCCGCTGAT GTGCTCATCAAAGGAGGTGCAACTTACGTGGTCCTGCCGGGGATCCCGCCGATCGGGTGCTCGCCGTCCCTGCTGGCGACCCGCGTGAGCCTCAACAAGGCGAAGGAGTTCGACCAGCTCGGCTGCCTAAGCGACGCCAACCGCGTGGCCAAGTACCACAACACCGAGCTCCGTAATGCGATCGACGGTCTGAGGGGCAAGTACGCGCATGCCAAGGTCATCAAGGCTGACTTCTACAGCCCGATCATCAATATCCTCCAAAACCCCGGCCGGTTCG GAGTGGCCGGCGGCGACGTTCTACGGGCTTGCTGCGGAGGCGGCGGGAAGTACAACTGGAACATCAGCGCCGTGTGTAGCCAACCGGGGGTGGCCGCCTGCAAGGATCCCTCGGCGTTCGTGAGCTGGGACGGGACTCACTTCACGGAGGCCACGTACCGCTACGTCGCCAAAGGGTGGCTCTCCGGTCCTTACTCCGATCCGCCCATACTGAATGCTCATAACTAG